The following proteins are co-located in the Streptomyces asiaticus genome:
- a CDS encoding NUDIX domain-containing protein translates to MTTDTTDETIRTADVVLLAAGRVLLIKRGWAPYEGCWALPGGLADAGETSLTAAARELEEETGITVSTAGLRKVASYDAPGRDPRGRYVSVAYTATLPSPIPPMAGDDATAARWWPMDALPHLAFDHAEILADAATR, encoded by the coding sequence ATGACCACCGACACCACCGACGAAACGATCCGCACCGCTGACGTCGTCCTGCTTGCTGCTGGGCGCGTCCTGCTGATCAAGCGGGGTTGGGCCCCGTATGAGGGCTGCTGGGCCCTGCCCGGCGGTCTCGCGGACGCCGGGGAGACCAGTCTGACCGCTGCGGCGCGCGAACTGGAGGAGGAGACCGGCATCACCGTCTCCACCGCCGGTCTCCGGAAGGTGGCCTCCTACGACGCCCCTGGCCGCGACCCCCGCGGCCGGTACGTCAGCGTCGCCTACACGGCCACCCTGCCCTCACCCATCCCGCCGATGGCAGGAGACGACGCCACCGCCGCCCGCTGGTGGCCCATGGACGCGCTCCCCCACCTCGCGTTCGACCACGCCGAAATCCTCGCCGACGCCGCGACCCGCTGA